The following proteins come from a genomic window of Alosa alosa isolate M-15738 ecotype Scorff River chromosome 2, AALO_Geno_1.1, whole genome shotgun sequence:
- the LOC125291082 gene encoding ATP-sensitive inward rectifier potassium channel 1-like, whose amino-acid sequence MFQYIQKQIHDHLAERGMRQTRLVTKDGHCNIEFGNIRYPNHIAFLMDFWTTFVEIRWRFVLCYFVFAFTGSWFIFGLLWYSIAKSNGDLLGQNSTNGQVRCIENVNGLTTAFLYSLETQTTIGYGGRALTGHCIGTVILIIIQSLIGAIINCFMCGLILAKISLPKKRAKTVTFSETAVICLKKGSLCLLIRVANLRKTLLIGSHIYAKLLRTTITSEGETIILDQISIDFTVDAGKDNLFFVCPLTLCHVIDKSSPFCEMSADTLHKEEFELVVFLDGTAESTSSSCQVRTSFIPCEIQWGHSFLPIVSRTKGGKYRVDFSNFSKTVPVETPHCAYCFQNDRQHHHSHQQTKGGIDNTGFEVIDIDESTHITNM is encoded by the coding sequence ATGTTCCAGTACATCCAGAAGCAAATCCATGACCACTTAGCTGAACGTGGGATGCGTCAGACTCGCCTTGTGACCAAGGATGGTCACTGCAACATTGAGTTTGGGAACATAAGATATCCTAATCATATTGCTTTTCTTATGGACTTTTGGACAACCTTTGTAGAGATTCGCTGGCGTTTCGTCttatgctactttgtttttgCCTTCACTGGTAGCTGGTTTATCTTTGGCCTGTTATGGTATTCGATTGCGAAAAGTAATGGGGACCTGCTGGGACAGAATTCAACAAATGGTCAGGTCAGATGTATAGAAAATGTAAATGGACTAACAACTGCTTTCCTTTACTCTCTTGAGACACAGACAACAATAGGATATGGTGGCCGTGCTTTAACTGGGCACTGTATTGGCACAGTAATACTGATCATTATTCAGTCCCTCATAGGAGCCATTATAAACTGTTTTATGTGTGGGCTCATTTTGGCAAAGATTTCCCTCCCAAAGAAGAGAGCAAAAACAGTGACTTTCAGTGAAACAGCTGTTATCTGCCTGAAGAAAGGTAGTCTCTGTCTGCTTATAAGGGTGGCCAACTTGCGAAAGACTTTACTGATTGGGAGTCATATTTATGCCAAGCTGCTTAGGACCACTATTACATCAGAGGGAGAAACCATCATTTTGGATCAGATCAGTATTGACTTTACTGTGGATGCAGGCAAGGAcaatcttttttttgtgtgcccACTCACACTCTGCCATGTCATTGACAAGAGCAGTCCTTTTTGTGAAATGTCAGCAGACACCCTGCACAAAGAGGAGTTTGAGCTGGTGGTGTTCCTTGATGGCACTGCTGAATCCACCAGCTCCTCATGTCAAGTGCGAACCTCTTTCATTCCATGTGAGATCCAGTGGGGTCACAGTTTCCTGCCAATTGTGTCACGGACTAAAGGGGGGAAGTATCGCGTGGACTTTTCTAACTTTTCCAAGACAGTGCCAGTGGAAACTCCACACTGTGCCTATTGCTTCCAAAATGACAGGCAGCATCACCATAGTCATCAACAGACAAAAGGAGGTATTGACAACACTGGATTTGAGGTGATTGATATTGATGAATCTACACATATTACAAATATGTGA